A DNA window from Acidobacteriota bacterium contains the following coding sequences:
- a CDS encoding glycosyltransferase, which translates to MLADLLDAVHAQALAGGHSLEIVVVDNDGSGSAGAPVKAFRTRATCRVRYVVEPARNISVARNTALAHTSAPLLALIDDDERPSDLWLSALLGTLKASGADGVLGPVVPAYPQGAPAWLRSIDSTQRRRLRTGQVVEARDARTGNVLLRRATLGEPPWFRHEFGRTGGEDSDFFCRQFARGGRYVWCDEAVVTEVVPPERWTVSYHVRRAWRTGAITGSAHRRGLTRTLGPRRLVREFGYACLGLAASAPVGLLPRTVSVRIWQKTAYSLALLSAAAGLTSAPHRD; encoded by the coding sequence ATGTTGGCTGATCTGCTGGATGCCGTCCATGCGCAAGCTCTCGCGGGCGGTCACAGCCTGGAGATCGTGGTCGTCGACAATGACGGGAGCGGATCCGCCGGCGCCCCCGTCAAGGCGTTCCGGACGCGGGCCACATGCCGGGTTCGGTACGTTGTCGAACCGGCCCGCAACATCTCGGTGGCACGCAACACCGCGCTCGCACATACCTCGGCACCGTTGTTGGCGCTCATCGACGACGATGAGCGCCCCTCGGACCTGTGGCTGTCTGCTCTGCTCGGTACGCTCAAGGCCTCGGGTGCTGACGGTGTGCTGGGGCCTGTCGTCCCTGCCTATCCGCAAGGCGCTCCCGCTTGGCTCCGGTCGATCGACAGCACGCAACGACGACGCCTGCGTACGGGGCAGGTTGTCGAGGCTCGCGACGCGCGCACCGGGAACGTGCTCCTGAGACGCGCCACACTCGGAGAACCGCCTTGGTTCCGTCATGAGTTCGGACGCACCGGCGGCGAAGACAGTGACTTCTTCTGCAGACAATTCGCACGCGGCGGCCGTTACGTCTGGTGCGATGAGGCTGTTGTCACAGAGGTCGTCCCACCGGAGCGGTGGACTGTCTCCTATCACGTGCGGCGCGCTTGGCGAACAGGGGCAATCACGGGAAGTGCGCACAGGCGAGGCCTGACGCGGACTCTCGGGCCGAGGCGTCTCGTTCGTGAGTTTGGTTACGCTTGCCTCGGACTGGCGGCGTCGGCGCCGGTCGGGCTCCTCCCACGCACAGTGAGCGTGCGTATCTGGCAAAAAACGGCGTACTCACTCGCGCTGCTGTCGGCCGCTGCCGGTCTGACTTCGGCACCACACCGCGACTGA